CGGTATCCCGTGAGAGGTCCGATCGCAGGCGAATCCCACTCTCTTGTGCTTGAAAGCGCTGCTGGAGAGCTGCCTTGTCCATGCCCAAAATTGGCGCGAGCTTTTCCGCAACGGCCGGAATGGGTTCCTTAAATAGACGCGGATGGACGTAAAGCGTGTAAATTTCTTGATCCAGCGCAAGCAAATTGCCCTGCTGGTCAATGATTGGTCGCCGTGGCAAAAAGGGCGAAAGGGTAACCTGCTGCTGTTCTGCCGCCTTCTGCCGCAGCGTTGGTCCTTCCAGAACTTGGACGGTGAAGAGCCGCCACCCCAGACAGGCAGCTCCCAGGACGAGTAATAGCCAAATGGTCAGTAGACGCCGGGGCTCAATGACCTGAGTCGGTACTGAACGACGTGACGATCGCCGGGGTCGCCGGCCTCCTCGCGCTTGCGGCAGTACCGCCATCGCTAGTACCCCACAGAGATGGCTGGAGCTTGGGGTTGGGACTCAGGTGCTGGTTCCGCCGGTCGGGGTGGAGCGGGTTGTAAAAAGATTAAATCGGAGGGTTTTGCCGACACCCAACCCTGTCCGGTTTGCTGCCCCTGTTCCAAAACCTCATCGCGCAACAGAGCTGTGGTTGCAGTCAGTTTTAACTCTTGTTGACGCAGGTGATCTAGCTGGCGAAAATCACGACTCCAGCGCGAATCAAGATAGACATTGAAGCAATAGACGCCCAGCACACCCGCACCCAGACTGGCACCCAGTCCCAATCCAATTTTTTGGCAGGCCCCTAACCAAGGCAAACTGCGCGTCTTCGTTGCCGATCGCGATCGGCTCCGCGGCGTTGTCGTGGGGGTAACCACCGTCAGCGATCGAGGCTGGGGAATCGAGCGGGCAGGAACGGCGACCATGGTGGTTCAGGGGCAGAGGGATGAAGGGAAAACACGGCTGAGTATGCCGTGGGCGAGTCGTCTCGAAAAGACTTGTCGTTGCTTTTAAAGATTCTGTTAAGAATCTCTGGAACGGAGAAACCCGATGTGTATTGCCGGCTACGTTTCCGCTTAAAGATAGCGCTTGCTCACCAAAACGGGGCTGCGATCGCGGCGAATAGCTCAGGGCTGACTCAACAACAGCAGGCTGATCAGCGTACCGCTATTCCAAAGGCCGTGTAGCAGCATCGGCGCCAACAGGTTGCGGCTGCGGGCATAGACATCGCCCAGCAAACAGCCAAGGGCAAACAGCGGCAAGACTTCCGACAGGCTGAGGTGGGCGAGGGCGAAGAGAAGACCACTGAGGGCGATCGCTCCCCGCACCGGCAGCCACCGCGTTAGCGAGGCCATCAGAAAGCCCCGAAAGAGCACTTCTTCAAACAGTGGTGCGGCGATCGCGGCGGTCACCCAGAACCAGAACAGGGCGCTACGGCTACCTGTATCCAGAACCAACTCCAGCAGCGGATTGCTACCGCCGCGTCCCTGCCAGATCAGCTGATTCAGTAAAGAGGTGCCAATCACAATTGGTAGGGCAACCCAATAGCCGCCAATTCCCCACAGCGCCCAGCGCGATCGCCAGCGGAGAACAAACCAATCGGGTGGCAGGGGCCGATAGCGCTGCAATGTCCAAGCAAGTAGCCCCAATACCAGAACGGCCATCAAGCCGTAGCGAACCAAGATAGAAAATGCTTGGCCACTGACATCCATCCGACTGCTATCGAAGCCAACAGCAGCCAAGAGTGTTGGGAGCAACAGCTGGTTGAGGCCAATCTGGCCAATCAAAATGAAGCCGGGCAGCATTACCCAAGCGACCACCGTCGAGTCCCAGGGCACCGTCCAGCCCTGTAAAGGCGGAAACGGTTGCTTGCGCCAGCGCCGCCAACCCAAGTACCCCAAGAGGACTAGGCCCAGCAGTGATCCGATCAATGGCAGGCCATTGAGCAACAAAAGTGCGATCAGGGCTTGCCAAGCGGCTCGATTTTGACGCTGCGCAAGACTGGCGAGGGCTTCGGATCGCTGTTGCAGGCTGTAGAGCTGCTCTAAGGCTTGGGTCTGGAACCAACCCCGTAGCTGCGATCGCAGCTGAGGTTCAGCATCGGGCAACAGGCGTGGTGGATCTTGCCAGAGCCCTGTCAGCACAGCAGCCACCTGCTGGGTGGGTGAGTTGGGAAGGGTGGCGGCGATCGCATTTTGCCAGGTGGCGATCGCAGCTTGGGGTTTGCCCCCTACAGCTTCCAGTAATCCCAGCTCCACAAGTGCTTGGCTGAGCCGGTCGCTTTGTACGAGCAGTTCGGTTGCGCTGTTGTCTTGGAGTTGTTCAACGCGTTGGCGAAAACTGCTTTCGGCGGCGGCAAGAGTATTTTGGCGATCGGTGTCAGCGCTGGCCCATTGATCCTGGAGTTGCAGGACTTGCAGTGATAACTCGCTTTGCCGCAATTCCAGCTGACTTTGCACCTGGGGTTGCTGCCAACTTGCCAGCAAAACATTGCCCATCAACAGGCATGCCAACAGAGACAGACTCCAGACTAGTAACCGCCGTATGCCCATGGGCTCTCGCTGTCGCATTCGTCCCCGGCATTATCCCATTGGCCTTGAGGCGGTCGGCTCAGCGTAAAATGATTCGGGCTTTTGGCCTGACCTTTGCACCAACTCAGCGGAGAAAACCTTGGCTACGCGTGTTGTCCTCGTCCGCCACGGACAAAGCAGCTATAACGCCGCGGGGCGTATCCAAGGACGCTGCGATGATTCTCAGCTGACCGATCGTGGTGCAGCGGATGCGGCCAAAGTAGCCGCCGCTCTGAATGGCATTCCTTTTACAGCGGCTTACTGCAGTCCTCTGCAACGGGCGAAGCGCACGGCTGAAATCATCATTGAGCGAATTGAGAATCCACCTGCTCTAGCAGTCAGCGACGGCCTATTAGAAGTCGATCTGCCGATTTGGGAAGGGTTGCATCGCGACACCGTGCGATCGCAGTATGCCGACCTCTATCGTCAATGGCACGAACAGCCGCATGAGCTGGTGTTGACGGTGCCCGATGGACAAGGCGGTAGTCGGGAACATGCACCGGTTCTGGCGCTGTTTGAGCAAGCCCGCCAATTCTGGGCAGAACTGCTCGATCGCCATCGCGACCAAACTATCCTGCTGGTTGCCCACAACGGCATTTTGCGATCGCTGCTTGCTACGGCCCTCGGTGTTGCCCCCTCGGCTTACCAAGTGATTCGCCAGTCGAACTGCGGCATCAGTGTTCTCAACTTTGCAGATGGCACGAAGCAACCGGCGCAACTTGAGTGCCTGAATCTGACGGCACCCTTGGGCGATGCCCTGCCCGATCGCGGGGCTAGTAGCGGCGTGCGCCTGCTGTTGGTACGCCACGGTGAAACTGACTGGAACCGTCAGAAACGCTTCCAAGGTCAAATCGATATTCCACTCAATGACAACGGTCGGGTCCAAGCACGATCGGCAGCGGAATTCCTCGCGCCAATTCAGATTGATTTCGCCGTCAGCAGCCCGATGGCGCGGCCCAAGGAAACGGCAGAGCTCATTCTCGAACGCCATCCCCACTGCGAACTGTCAGTGGACGATCGCTTACAGGAAATTGGCCACGGCCTTTGGGAAGGCAAGCTCGAAGAAGAAATTGCTGCTGAGTTTGGTGAGCTATTGCAGCTGTGGAAGGATCATCCCGAGCAAGTGCAAATGCCGGAGGGTGAAAACCTACAGGATGTCTGGGATCGCTCGGTGGCCGCGTGGGAAGCGATCGTGGCCAACGCGCCGGAAGGGAGCACGGGGCTGGTGGTGGCCCACGATGCGGTCAACAAAGTCATCCTTTGCCATGTCCTCGGTCTTGCCCCGGCGGATATTTGGTCAATCAAGCAGGGCAACGGCGCAGTCACGGTTGTTGACTATCCGAAGCGGCTCGAGTCGCGACCAGTCCTGCAGGCGATGAACCTGACCCTGCATTTAGACGGCGCGGTTCTCGACCGTACGGCTGCAGGAGCGCTCTAGCCAGTCATGGCCGATCTGTTTCGCCAAATTCGTGTCCTCGATCCGGCGACAGGAAGCGATCGCCGTCGCGATGTGCGCATCCAAGGTGGGCGATTGATCGCGATCGCAGACAGCTTAGATACCCAGCCTGAGGATCAAGTTCATAGCCATCCTGATTGGGTCCTAGGGCCTGCCCTCACGGATCTCTATAGCCGATCGGGCGAACCTGGTGCAGAACCGCGGGAGACTTGGCAGAGTCTTGCTGCAGCAGCAGCGGCAGGTGGTTTTGGCCGCGTGTTGTTGCTACCGGAGGGCGAGCCTTGGCTCGATCAGGCCGAAGCCTTGACTGCTCGCCCGCGCCAGTTGGGCAGTGTGCAGCTGGATTATTGGGCGGCCTACTCGCAGCAGGGACAAGGTGAACAGCTGAGCGAGCTAGCAGAATTAGCGACTCAGGGCGCGATCGGGTTTGGTGATGGTCAGCCGTTGGCCAGCCCCGCTTTCCTGCGGCAACTGCTGCTCTATAGCCGCAGTCTCAATCGCCCGCTGTTGATCTGGCCTTGCGATCGCCAGTTGCGGGGTAAAGGACGCGCTCGCCAAGGGAGTCTGGCCCTGCGCTGGGGACTGCCGGTTGACCCTCAGAGTTCGGAGACTGCTGCTTTAGCACTGTTGTTAGAACTGCTGGCAGACTCTCCGACGCCGGTTCATCTGATGCGCATTTCCACTGCCCGCAGTGTTGAGTTGATTGCCCAAGCCAAACAACGAGGACTGCCGGTCACGGCAAGCGTCACATGGCTGCACCTGCTGGGTAATACGGCGGATCTGTCGGACTATGAGCCCAACCTA
The sequence above is a segment of the Synechococcus elongatus PCC 11801 genome. Coding sequences within it:
- a CDS encoding CPBP family intramembrane glutamic endopeptidase translates to MGIRRLLVWSLSLLACLLMGNVLLASWQQPQVQSQLELRQSELSLQVLQLQDQWASADTDRQNTLAAAESSFRQRVEQLQDNSATELLVQSDRLSQALVELGLLEAVGGKPQAAIATWQNAIAATLPNSPTQQVAAVLTGLWQDPPRLLPDAEPQLRSQLRGWFQTQALEQLYSLQQRSEALASLAQRQNRAAWQALIALLLLNGLPLIGSLLGLVLLGYLGWRRWRKQPFPPLQGWTVPWDSTVVAWVMLPGFILIGQIGLNQLLLPTLLAAVGFDSSRMDVSGQAFSILVRYGLMAVLVLGLLAWTLQRYRPLPPDWFVLRWRSRWALWGIGGYWVALPIVIGTSLLNQLIWQGRGGSNPLLELVLDTGSRSALFWFWVTAAIAAPLFEEVLFRGFLMASLTRWLPVRGAIALSGLLFALAHLSLSEVLPLFALGCLLGDVYARSRNLLAPMLLHGLWNSGTLISLLLLSQP
- a CDS encoding histidine phosphatase family protein encodes the protein MATRVVLVRHGQSSYNAAGRIQGRCDDSQLTDRGAADAAKVAAALNGIPFTAAYCSPLQRAKRTAEIIIERIENPPALAVSDGLLEVDLPIWEGLHRDTVRSQYADLYRQWHEQPHELVLTVPDGQGGSREHAPVLALFEQARQFWAELLDRHRDQTILLVAHNGILRSLLATALGVAPSAYQVIRQSNCGISVLNFADGTKQPAQLECLNLTAPLGDALPDRGASSGVRLLLVRHGETDWNRQKRFQGQIDIPLNDNGRVQARSAAEFLAPIQIDFAVSSPMARPKETAELILERHPHCELSVDDRLQEIGHGLWEGKLEEEIAAEFGELLQLWKDHPEQVQMPEGENLQDVWDRSVAAWEAIVANAPEGSTGLVVAHDAVNKVILCHVLGLAPADIWSIKQGNGAVTVVDYPKRLESRPVLQAMNLTLHLDGAVLDRTAAGAL
- a CDS encoding dihydroorotase; the protein is MADLFRQIRVLDPATGSDRRRDVRIQGGRLIAIADSLDTQPEDQVHSHPDWVLGPALTDLYSRSGEPGAEPRETWQSLAAAAAAGGFGRVLLLPEGEPWLDQAEALTARPRQLGSVQLDYWAAYSQQGQGEQLSELAELATQGAIGFGDGQPLASPAFLRQLLLYSRSLNRPLLIWPCDRQLRGKGRARQGSLALRWGLPVDPQSSETAALALLLELLADSPTPVHLMRISTARSVELIAQAKQRGLPVTASVTWLHLLGNTADLSDYEPNLRLAPPLPEPDEQAVLQQAVRDGLIEAIAVDHSPYLYEEKTVAFGEAPAGAIGLELALPQLWQKLVVEAGWSPLTLWQRLSTGPQHCIGETPRSLSEGDRVTVFDPQQSWTVSETSLRSQARNTHLLGQTMIGRIWQSA